From a single Mus musculus strain C57BL/6J chromosome 12, GRCm38.p6 C57BL/6J genomic region:
- the Brf1 gene encoding transcription factor IIIB 90 kDa subunit isoform X5, whose product MTALRLLQRMKRDWMHTGRRPSGLCGAALLVAARMHDFRRTVKEVISVVKVCESTLRKRLTEFEDTPTSQLTIDEFMKIDLEEECDPPSYTAGQRKLRMKQLEQVLSKKLEEVEGEISSYQDAIEIELENSRPKAKGALANLSKDGSGEDATSSPRCEEDTEDEELEAAASHMNKDFYRELLGDDDGSEAAGDPDGGSRPLALESLLGPLPTAASLGISDSIRECISSPSGDPKDSSGDGELDLSGIDDLEIDRYILNESEARVKAELWMRENAEYLREQKEKEARIAKEKELGIYKEHKPKKSCKRREPILASTAGEAIEKMLEQKKISSKINYSVLRDLNSKGGGSPPRDDSQPPERASTKKLSRRKRATTRNSADPGTSTGKRLRPLLSAQPAKKAAVGEALLLSSPALGAEPIKPSAVLVESGPVSYHPEEDADEEDAEDEDGEPCVSALQMMGGNDYGCDGDEDDGY is encoded by the exons ATGACAGCCTTGAGGCTTCTGCAGAGAATGAAAAGGGATTGGATGCACACGGGCCGGCGCCCCTCCGGCCTCTGTGGAGCAG CACTTTTGGTTGCAGCCAGAATGCATGACTTCCGGAGAACGGTCAAAGAAGTCATCAGTGTGGTCAAAGTATGTGAGTCCACACTACGGAAGAG GCTCACAGAATTTGAAGACACTCCAACCAGTCAGCTCACTATTGATGAGTTTATGAAGATTGACTTGGAGGAAGAGTGCGACCCTCCCTCGTACACAGCTGGCCAGAGGAAGCTTCGCATGAAGCAG CTGGAACAGGTCCTATCAAAAAAGCTAGAAGAAGTTGAAG GTGAAATATCCAGTTACCAGGATGCCATTGAAATTGAGCTAGAAAACAGTCGACCAAAAGCAAAAGGGGCTCTGGCCAACTTGTCAAAGGATG GCTCCGGTGAGGACGCCACATCCAGTCCACGCTGTGAGGAAGACACTGAGGATGAGGAGCTGGAGGCTGCTGCCAGCCACATGAACAAGGACTTCTACCGAGAGCTCCTCGGGGACGATGACGGCTCGGAGGCAGCAGGAGACCCTGATGGGGGCAGCAGACCCCTCGCCCTGGAGTCCCTACTTGGTCCCCTGCCCACAGCAGCCAGCCTGGGCATCTCCGACTCCATCCGAGAGTGCATCTCCTCCCCAAGTGGGGACCCCA AAGACTCTTCAGGGGACGGGGAGCTGGACCTCAGTGGCATCGATGACCTTGAGATTGACAGA TACATCTTGAATGAGTCAGAAGCCCGAGTAAAAGCTGAGTTGTGGATGCGGGAGAATGCTGAGTACCTGCGGGAGCAGAAGG agaaagaagcaagaaTAGCGAAGGAGAAGGAGCTTGGCATCTATAAGGAGCACAAG CCCAAGAAGTCTTGCAAACGCCGGGAGCCAATCCTGGCCAGCACAGCTGGGGAGGCTATTGAGAAGATGCTGGAACAGAAGAAAATCTCCAGCAAGATCAACTACAGTGTGCTGCGGGACCTTAACAGCAAGGGTGGAGGCAGCCCACCCAGGGACGACTCACAGCCCCCAGAGCGTGCCAGCACCAAGAAGCTGTCACGGAGGAAAAGAGCAACTACCAGAAATAGTGCTGATCCTGGGACAAGCACAGGGAAGAG GTTGAGGCCTCTGCTGTCTGCCCAGCCGGCGAAGAAGGCAGCCGTGGGAGAG gcCTTACTCTTAAGTTCTCCTGCCTTGGGAGCAGAGCCAATCAAGCCATCAGCAGTCTTGGTAGAGAGTGGCCCTGTGTCGTACCATCCTGAGGAGGATGCAGATGAGGAGGACGCCGAGGACGAGGATGGAGAGCCCTGCGTCAGTGCTCTGCAGATGATGGGTGGCAATG
- the Brf1 gene encoding transcription factor IIIB 90 kDa subunit isoform X4, with protein MLLDLSDLLQVNVYVLGKTFLLLARELCINAPAIDPCLYIPRFAHLLEFGEKNHEVSMTALRLLQRMKRDWMHTGRRPSGLCGAALLVAARMHDFRRTVKEVISVVKVCESTLRKRLTEFEDTPTSQLTIDEFMKIDLEEECDPPSYTAGQRKLRMKQLEQVLSKKLEEVEGEISSYQDAIEIELENSRPKAKGALANLSKDGSGEDATSSPRCEEDTEDEELEAAASHMNKDFYRELLGDDDGSEAAGDPDGGSRPLALESLLGPLPTAASLGISDSIRECISSPSGDPKDSSGDGELDLSGIDDLEIDRYILNESEARVKAELWMRENAEYLREQKEKEARIAKEKELGIYKEHKPKKSCKRREPILASTAGEAIEKMLEQKKISSKINYSVLRDLNSKGGGSPPRDDSQPPERASTKKLSRRKRATTRNSADPGTSTGKRLRPLLSAQPAKKAAVGEALLLSSPALGAEPIKPSAVLVESGPVSYHPEEDADEEDAEDEDGEPCVSALQMMGGNDYGCDGDEDDGY; from the exons ACCCATGCTTGTACATTCCACGCTTTGCTCATCTGCTGGAGTTTGGGGAGAAGAACCATGAAGTATCCATGACAGCCTTGAGGCTTCTGCAGAGAATGAAAAGGGATTGGATGCACACGGGCCGGCGCCCCTCCGGCCTCTGTGGAGCAG CACTTTTGGTTGCAGCCAGAATGCATGACTTCCGGAGAACGGTCAAAGAAGTCATCAGTGTGGTCAAAGTATGTGAGTCCACACTACGGAAGAG GCTCACAGAATTTGAAGACACTCCAACCAGTCAGCTCACTATTGATGAGTTTATGAAGATTGACTTGGAGGAAGAGTGCGACCCTCCCTCGTACACAGCTGGCCAGAGGAAGCTTCGCATGAAGCAG CTGGAACAGGTCCTATCAAAAAAGCTAGAAGAAGTTGAAG GTGAAATATCCAGTTACCAGGATGCCATTGAAATTGAGCTAGAAAACAGTCGACCAAAAGCAAAAGGGGCTCTGGCCAACTTGTCAAAGGATG GCTCCGGTGAGGACGCCACATCCAGTCCACGCTGTGAGGAAGACACTGAGGATGAGGAGCTGGAGGCTGCTGCCAGCCACATGAACAAGGACTTCTACCGAGAGCTCCTCGGGGACGATGACGGCTCGGAGGCAGCAGGAGACCCTGATGGGGGCAGCAGACCCCTCGCCCTGGAGTCCCTACTTGGTCCCCTGCCCACAGCAGCCAGCCTGGGCATCTCCGACTCCATCCGAGAGTGCATCTCCTCCCCAAGTGGGGACCCCA AAGACTCTTCAGGGGACGGGGAGCTGGACCTCAGTGGCATCGATGACCTTGAGATTGACAGA TACATCTTGAATGAGTCAGAAGCCCGAGTAAAAGCTGAGTTGTGGATGCGGGAGAATGCTGAGTACCTGCGGGAGCAGAAGG agaaagaagcaagaaTAGCGAAGGAGAAGGAGCTTGGCATCTATAAGGAGCACAAG CCCAAGAAGTCTTGCAAACGCCGGGAGCCAATCCTGGCCAGCACAGCTGGGGAGGCTATTGAGAAGATGCTGGAACAGAAGAAAATCTCCAGCAAGATCAACTACAGTGTGCTGCGGGACCTTAACAGCAAGGGTGGAGGCAGCCCACCCAGGGACGACTCACAGCCCCCAGAGCGTGCCAGCACCAAGAAGCTGTCACGGAGGAAAAGAGCAACTACCAGAAATAGTGCTGATCCTGGGACAAGCACAGGGAAGAG GTTGAGGCCTCTGCTGTCTGCCCAGCCGGCGAAGAAGGCAGCCGTGGGAGAG gcCTTACTCTTAAGTTCTCCTGCCTTGGGAGCAGAGCCAATCAAGCCATCAGCAGTCTTGGTAGAGAGTGGCCCTGTGTCGTACCATCCTGAGGAGGATGCAGATGAGGAGGACGCCGAGGACGAGGATGGAGAGCCCTGCGTCAGTGCTCTGCAGATGATGGGTGGCAATG
- the Brf1 gene encoding transcription factor IIIB 90 kDa subunit isoform X6 produces MTALRLLQRMKRDWMHTGRRPSGLCGAALLVAARMHDFRRTVKEVISVVKVCESTLRKRLTEFEDTPTSQLTIDEFMKIDLEEECDPPSYTAGQRKLRMKQLEQVLSKKLEEVEGEISSYQDAIEIELENSRPKAKGALANLSKDGSGEDATSSPRCEEDTEDEELEAAASHMNKDFYRELLGDDDGSEAAGDPDGGSRPLALESLLGPLPTAASLGISDSIRECISSPSGDPNSSGDGELDLSGIDDLEIDRYILNESEARVKAELWMRENAEYLREQKEKEARIAKEKELGIYKEHKPKKSCKRREPILASTAGEAIEKMLEQKKISSKINYSVLRDLNSKGGGSPPRDDSQPPERASTKKLSRRKRATTRNSADPGTSTGKRLRPLLSAQPAKKAAVGEALLLSSPALGAEPIKPSAVLVESGPVSYHPEEDADEEDAEDEDGEPCVSALQMMGGNDYGCDGDEDDGY; encoded by the exons ATGACAGCCTTGAGGCTTCTGCAGAGAATGAAAAGGGATTGGATGCACACGGGCCGGCGCCCCTCCGGCCTCTGTGGAGCAG CACTTTTGGTTGCAGCCAGAATGCATGACTTCCGGAGAACGGTCAAAGAAGTCATCAGTGTGGTCAAAGTATGTGAGTCCACACTACGGAAGAG GCTCACAGAATTTGAAGACACTCCAACCAGTCAGCTCACTATTGATGAGTTTATGAAGATTGACTTGGAGGAAGAGTGCGACCCTCCCTCGTACACAGCTGGCCAGAGGAAGCTTCGCATGAAGCAG CTGGAACAGGTCCTATCAAAAAAGCTAGAAGAAGTTGAAG GTGAAATATCCAGTTACCAGGATGCCATTGAAATTGAGCTAGAAAACAGTCGACCAAAAGCAAAAGGGGCTCTGGCCAACTTGTCAAAGGATG GCTCCGGTGAGGACGCCACATCCAGTCCACGCTGTGAGGAAGACACTGAGGATGAGGAGCTGGAGGCTGCTGCCAGCCACATGAACAAGGACTTCTACCGAGAGCTCCTCGGGGACGATGACGGCTCGGAGGCAGCAGGAGACCCTGATGGGGGCAGCAGACCCCTCGCCCTGGAGTCCCTACTTGGTCCCCTGCCCACAGCAGCCAGCCTGGGCATCTCCGACTCCATCCGAGAGTGCATCTCCTCCCCAAGTGGGGACCCCA ACTCTTCAGGGGACGGGGAGCTGGACCTCAGTGGCATCGATGACCTTGAGATTGACAGA TACATCTTGAATGAGTCAGAAGCCCGAGTAAAAGCTGAGTTGTGGATGCGGGAGAATGCTGAGTACCTGCGGGAGCAGAAGG agaaagaagcaagaaTAGCGAAGGAGAAGGAGCTTGGCATCTATAAGGAGCACAAG CCCAAGAAGTCTTGCAAACGCCGGGAGCCAATCCTGGCCAGCACAGCTGGGGAGGCTATTGAGAAGATGCTGGAACAGAAGAAAATCTCCAGCAAGATCAACTACAGTGTGCTGCGGGACCTTAACAGCAAGGGTGGAGGCAGCCCACCCAGGGACGACTCACAGCCCCCAGAGCGTGCCAGCACCAAGAAGCTGTCACGGAGGAAAAGAGCAACTACCAGAAATAGTGCTGATCCTGGGACAAGCACAGGGAAGAG GTTGAGGCCTCTGCTGTCTGCCCAGCCGGCGAAGAAGGCAGCCGTGGGAGAG gcCTTACTCTTAAGTTCTCCTGCCTTGGGAGCAGAGCCAATCAAGCCATCAGCAGTCTTGGTAGAGAGTGGCCCTGTGTCGTACCATCCTGAGGAGGATGCAGATGAGGAGGACGCCGAGGACGAGGATGGAGAGCCCTGCGTCAGTGCTCTGCAGATGATGGGTGGCAATG